GCTTCCTTATCTCACCCATGATCGTCCGTATGTGGCGCACCGCCTCCACCACGTTGCCGGTGCCCGCCTCGCCCTTGGTCCTAATCATGGATGCTCCTTCCGCTATACGGCGCAGGGCTTCTCCCAGACTTCTGGCACCGCAGACGAAAGGCACTTTGAATTTTTTCTTGTCTATATGGCAGAACTCGTCGGCGGGCGTCAACACCTCACTCTCATCGATGAAGTCCACTCCCAGCGCCTCCAGGATCTGGGCCTCCACAAAATGCCCGATCCGGCACTTGGCCATGACCGGAATGCTCACCGCCTGCTTTATGGCTTTTATCACCTTGGGGTCGGACATGCGCGCCACACCGCCCTGTTTCCGTATATCCGCCGGCACCCTCTCCAGAGCCATGACTGCTACGGCTCCGGCTTCTTCAGCAATTCTGGCCTGCTCGGGCGTGGTGACGTCCATTATAACCCCGCCCTTTAGCATTTCCGCAAGGTTTTTGTTGTTTTTTTCCCGTGACATAATCTTGCCTCCTTTTAAATTATCAGTTTCAGGATCGGTACATTTGTGGTATAATTGTATCGTAACAATATTTTGAAACGGGTAAAATTGTATGTACTTATTATGCCATTACCGGCAATTGTATGTCAATACAATTTTTGTTATACTCGGGAGGTTGTTTAATGGATAAATATGTATCGATACAATTAGACCGCAGCTCCTCTAAGCCCCTATACGCGCAGGTCTACGAAGACATGGTCCATCTGATTAAGGAGGGAAAGCTGGCACCCGGCGAAAAGCTTCCCCCCATCCGCAAACTGGCATCGATGCTCGGTGTGAATACCGTGACTATAATAAACGCCTACAGATTGCTGGAAAGGGAAGGCTACGCCGTTTCGCGCGTAGGGAGCGGCACTTATGTGAGGCCTGCCGGCAGCGCCGTCGATGAAGAAGGCATAAAGGTGGAGGGCGACGGCACCGGCAAAACCCCCGACCCGGGGGAAGACTCCGCCTTTGCGGCGGGCACC
The DNA window shown above is from Thermosediminibacter oceani DSM 16646 and carries:
- the pdxS gene encoding pyridoxal 5'-phosphate synthase lyase subunit PdxS, yielding MSREKNNKNLAEMLKGGVIMDVTTPEQARIAEEAGAVAVMALERVPADIRKQGGVARMSDPKVIKAIKQAVSIPVMAKCRIGHFVEAQILEALGVDFIDESEVLTPADEFCHIDKKKFKVPFVCGARSLGEALRRIAEGASMIRTKGEAGTGNVVEAVRHIRTIMGEIRKLQNMPREELITAAKEMGAPYELVLYVAEHGRLPVVNFAAGGVATPADAALLMQLGCDGVFVGSGIFKSENPAKRAKAIVKAVAHYDDPEVLAEVSEDLGEAMPGLEIERLTDRYAERGW